Part of the Prunus dulcis chromosome 8, ALMONDv2, whole genome shotgun sequence genome is shown below.
TAACCAAAGCGGATTATCATGATTGTACACATTTCTTGAAATGGAGGAACCAAGAGAAATCGAAAGTCAGTTTCGTCAAGAGATATTACTGAGGAAACTGAAAAGCTTTCACTCTCATCCATGGAATTGAGGAATTACCCGTAGCCACTCTTACAGGCAGTGCGTGACAGCAACCAAGTTCTAAAGTTTTCGTtctgaaatttctttttcgtttCTAGTTTTGGAACAAAATATGCATGAGACTTAAAAAGGACCCTTTCGATGCATGCAAATAACATTCGACCAACACCATGATAATGCCATTGCCATGAGGAGATACATTTTAACAAGCTCTCATTCCCCTTTCGCATTTAAGCACACGTACAAGTTACAACCACAATGAATTATTTGCCTCCGGCGGTAAGCATCTTGTAACTCACTAATTTGTGACTGCTAATTAAATtctaatcttcttttttttttttttttttcctaagcTTATGAAAAATTGATTGGTATTTGACAGACCTCGCTGATCACATTCCTATGGAGTGGAGGAGAATCCATTCTGCTGGTTCCCATGGCTACAAGAATTATGGACGTAAAGCTACTGATTTCAGAAGTGCTTCGCATCCCCATCCCAATAGATAGGCAAGAGCTCTCATGGGAAGGGCAGTGCCTGAAAGATGAACTGACTCTGCAAGACTATCACATTCCCCCTACTGCTTTCCTTGTTATCTATaagaaaattgaagttgaGATCTACTTGGAGTTCGATGGCCATCGTTATGTGTACGTAGTCTTCGATGGTATTACCGTGGGTGAGTTGAAGGCGAAACTTCAGACGGAACAAGGCGTAGACATAGAAGATAAGGTACTCTGGATGGTGGATAATAGTTATCTTGATGATCATGCTCAACTCTTGGTTGCCGGAGTTGTTGAAGGAGCTAAGTTATTTCTCATTGAGGATAAAAAACGCNNNNNNNNNNGTGAACATTCAAGCCCAACATGTGAACACCACATATTGGGTAAGGATAGAGGCCCAATTCGGGCCCAGTCAATcaacccgctctgataccatgttaagaCTAGAGAGACGGGTCAGTTGCCCATTACTAACGACAccgatattgtccccaacttaaccaTCTACAAAGTCGATGTGAGGTTTATACAAAAGACATCGATGTTATTAGGAGTAGAACCATTTATTACATgagactttttattttgttaaattcccgatgtgggactcgtgtattcttcaacatatAGTTTGCAGTGCGTGTGAGCTGAGAAAGAAAAGTTGGGTTACTTCATCATGTTCAGTCTAAAGTTTTCattctgaaattattttttcgttAACTAGTTTTGGAACAAAATATGCATGACTTAAAAAGGACCATTCGATGCATGCAAATCACATTCGAACAACCAACCCCATGCTAATGTCATGAGGAGATACATTTTAACAAGCTGATCCCTCTCGCATTGAAGCATTAACAAGCGGCACAATGGATCCCGACTCTAATTTGCCTCCCGCGGTAAGCATTTTTCCACTCCATAAGCTTTATGCAGTACATGATTCATTTGTGATTGCAAATTAAATTCTAATGTTCTTTTTCTAAGTTTATATGCATAATGCATGCACAGTttcatatataacaaaatgaatttatttaacAGAACATGTGGATTATAGTATTATGGAGAGGAGCAATATCCACTCTGGAGATACCCTTCGCTGCACGAATTATCGAAGTGAAACTACTGATTTGTGAAGCCCTTCACATCCCAGTCCCAGCAGACAGGCAAGAGCTCTCATGGGAAGGGCAGGTCCTCATGGATGAACTGACTCTGCAAAACTATCACATTCCTCCTAATGCTTCCCTTACTGTCCTTACCAAAATTAAGGTCGAGATCTACGTGGAGTATAGTCgcttttattttgtgtgtgaaGTCCATGATGGTGCTACCGTGGGGGAGTTGAAGGCGAAAGTTTGCGCAGAACAAAGCATTGACGTTGAACACAAGGTACTCCGAATGAACGGTTTTGATCTTGATGATGGTGCTCTTCTCTGGGCTGCCACAGTTATGGAAGGAACTAAGTTACATCTCATTAAGTATCAAAACTAATTCGGCATTTCAAGAGGACTTGGCTTGCTGAAAAATCTTATTAATTCACTGTTACTATATTATAAGTTAGCTTAAGAAGCATGGGCTATATATTTCAGTTTGGATAAAATAAATTCgacaaattataattaatttagcCTGAGAAAGAATAGTCTGTTTGGGTGAAAATTTTCAGTTCTTAAATTTGTCACATCATTTGGTTCTTAATGTTAATGCCTGcccttttgtttattttaatttctcataTCCTAGTCATAAACTgggttaaataaattaatgtgcccaaaagaagtcaaaataccaacaacaacaaaattgcagagagagagaaaatcacAGACAAAGTAAGGCGAAAGCATTTGGGTGAAACACACACTCGAAATTCTGCACTTCAGTCCTGGTTTTCAGACCCTATCTTTTTGTGtagctaaaaataaaaaaaatacaaggtaAAAAGAAACCATGAAACAAGATATAATTAATAGAATATGGATAAGAATAAGAATTGCcgaatatttttcaaataattcgTAGTGTTCATGCAACTTCCTTCCACGAGAGGCCCTTGAGAAAAGTTTGATTAGAATTTTAAGAGGAAAACTCcaattttctgaaatttttaacTAGTGTAACATAAATTTTAGAGTAAAATATCGTTTTCTCCCCTGAATTATACCACAATTATCACTAGAAGTGAATTAAATTTCTAGGCCCGGCCCATTATACTTCTAGGCCCGGCCCAATGAGTGGGCTGGGGCGTTAGAACTTTGAAACCTTAATTCTGCCcgacttgaaaattttaaaaaaaaagtccaaaaACTCTACCCAAACCTAAAAATTACAAATCGGTCCAATGACAAACCCTAATTCATTTCATTATGTAATCCAACATTTTAATGGATGGTTGTGGCATAGTTtgggttatttatttatttattgcgaaattttgaaattgcattcataattcaaaagTTTAGGATTTAGGGCCAATACAAATTAGATTGGGTTATTGATTAGGCATCCATTATTAAAGGAAGGGTTTTTTACCTATGccttttttatgttttggatGAACGCTTTTTCATACGTGCAAAATCTACttacttttcataattttcttaGTGAAATAGCTTTTTCTGCTAATAAGAATCCAACTTTGACCACTGACCagtcaaaaatttcaacatcgCTTTTGTAATTTTCGCGACAATATAACCAAAGCGGATTATCATGATTGTACACATTTCTTGAAATGGAGGAACCAAGAGAAATCGAAAGTCAGTTTCGTCAAGAGATATTAGTGAGGAAACTGAAAAGCTTTCACTCTCATCCATGGAATTGAGGAATTACCCGTAGCCACTCTTACAGGCAGTGCGTGACAGCAACCAAGTTCTAAAGTTTTCGTtctgaaatttctttttcgtttCTAGTTTTGGAACAAAATATGCATGAGACTTAAAAAGGACCCTTTCGATGCATGCAAATAACATTCGACCAACACCATGATAATGCCATTGCCATGAGGAGATACATTTTAACAAGCTCTCATTCCCCTTTCGCATTTAAGCACACGTACAAGTTACAACCACAATGAATTATTTGCCTCCGGCGGTAAGCATCTTGTAACTCACTAATTTGTGACTGCTAATTAAATtctaatcttcttttttttttttttttttcctaagcTTATGAAAAATTGATTGGTATTTGACAGACCTCGCTGATCACATTCCTATGGAGTGGAGGAGAATCCATTCTGCTGGTTCCCATGGCTACAAGAATTATGGACGTAAAGCTACTGATTTCAGAAGTGCTTCGCATCCCCATCCCAATAGATAGGCAAGAGCTCTCATGGGAAGGGCAGTGCCTGAAAGATGAACTGACTCTGCAAGACTATCACATTCCCCCTACTGCTTTCCTTGTTATCTATaagaaaattgaagttgaGATCTACTTGGAGTTCGATGGCCATCGTTATGTGTACGTAGTCTTCGATGGTATTACCGTGGGTGAGTTGAAGGCGAAACTTCAGACGGAACAAGGCGTAGACATAGAAGATAAGGTACTCTGGATGGTGGATAATAGTTATCTTGATGATCATGCTCAACTCTTGGTTGCCGGAGTTGTTGAAGGAGCTAAGTTATTTCTCATTGTGGATAAAAAACGTATGTGAGATGGTATGGAAAA
Proteins encoded:
- the LOC117638516 gene encoding uncharacterized protein LOC117638516 translates to MATRIMDVKLLISEVLRIPIPIDRQELSWEGQCLKDELTLQDYHIPPTAFLVIYKKIEVEIYLEFDGHRYVYVVFDGITVGELKAKLQTEQGVDIEDKNMWIIVLWRGAISTLEIPFAARIIEVKLLICEALHIPVPADRQELSWEGQVLMDELTLQNYHIPPNASLTVLTKIKVEIYVEYSRFYFVCEVHDGATVGELKAKVCAEQSIDVEHKVLRMNGFDLDDGALLWAATVMEGTKLHLIKYQN